A stretch of DNA from Candidatus Binatia bacterium:
GACGCGTAGCGGGTGCGGAGCATGTCGGCGCGCCGCTTCCACAGCCGCCCGCAACCCGCCGGCCGCGGTGATGTGATTGTTTTTGATCAGAACGCCGTCGCTCAGCCCGAAGCGATGATTGTGCCCGCCGCCCACGCGCACAGCGTACTTTTGCAACAGCCGCAATCCCGGCAGGGTCTTGCGCGTGTCCACGATGCGCGCACCGGTGCCCGCCACGGCGTCCACATAGCGGCGAGTGAGCGAAGCGACTCCGCTGAGATGCTGAAGGATGTTCAACGTCACCCGCTCGATCGCCAGCAGCGCTTGCGCCCGGCCGGAAAGTTCCGCGATCACCCGGCCAGGCTCGAACGCGCTCCCGTCTGCCAGCGCGGCATCTACTCGCACCCCACCGACGGCCTCCGACGCGATTGCGATCGCCTCCGCGCCCGCCAAAACCCCACTGGCCTTGGCACGAATGAATGCCCGGGCTTGGCGCTGCGCGGGCACGGTGAGCGAAGAGGTTATGTCGCCGCTTCCCCAATCCTCTCGCAGGGCCCATTCGACAACCTCTCGGAGATGCAATCGTTCGGCAGGATTCATGGCAGACACTCGGCGAATTCACATTGCCAACTTTCTTGCATCTTGCAAACTCTCGTCCGGTCTCGGGAGCGTCCCTTCCCCACCGGGCCCGCACGCTCCTGCACCGGTGCTCGCATCCAATTGCCGATCTGCCTTCCGGGTCGCGCGCGCGGCGTTACGTGGCCGCCCGGAGTCCGCCAGCCGAGTTCGGCTGCGAAAACTATGCTGCAAGCCCGCGCCCGCCGCCTGCCTATGGTAAAGACGAGTCCTCCGGTTAAGCATGGTAGGGATGACTACCTACGACCTGTTTGTCACTGCCGCCCGGGGCACGGAGCCCTGGGCCGAACGCGAAGCGTTCGAGGCGGGCGCTTGCAAGACGAGTATCGTTCCGGGCGGGGTCCAAGTGCGTGGCGGGTTGGAGGTAGCGTACCGCCTTTGCTTGTGGTCGCGCGTTGGCCAGCGTGTCCTTCTACCTTTAAGCGCGTTTCGGGTAACCAGCCCCGACGCCTTGTACCAAGCGGTGTACTCCGTTCCGTGGCAAGAGCATCTTTGCCCAGACACGCCCTTTGAAGTCGAGTGCACCGCCTCCGCGAAGTCGCCGATCACCCACACACATTTTGCAGCATTGAAGACGAAAGATGCCATCGCCGACTACTTCCGGCATCGCTGCGGGCGGCGCCCCTCTGTGGCTCGAGAGGGACCGCGCGTCACCGTGCATCTTTACCTCGGGGCACACACCGGCACGATTTCGATCGACCTCTCCGGCGAACCCCTCTACAAGCGTGGGTACCGCAGAGAGGCGGCCGTCGCACCACTCAAGGAAACTCTGGCAGCCGCTCTTCTGTATGCGGCCGATTGGCCACAACGGGCGGCCGAGGGCGAGCCCCTTGTGGATCCGTTTTGCGGATCCGGAACGATCGTGATCGAGGCGGCCCTGATGGCGCTGGATCGGGCGCCGGGCTTAACGCGGCGGCATTTTGGTTTCCTTGCTTGGAAGGGGCACGACGCGGCGCTGTGGCAGGCATTGCTTGCGGAGGCTTACAAACGAGCGCGCGCCTCCGCCCCCCGGCCGATTCGAATTCACGGCTCGGACGTGTCGCACGAAGCCCTGGCGTTAGCCCGGCGTGCTGCACGCTGGGCTGGGGTGAACCCCGCACTGAACCTCGTGCGAGGGGATGCCCGCGCGGTGGAGCCTCCAACGGGTCCAGGGGTTGTGGTGACGAACCCACCTTACGGAAAGCGGGTGTCGAGCGCCGGACTGGATGAGCTTTACGCATCGCTCGGGGATCTTCTAAGGCGCCGCTTTCTCGGGTGGACTGCTTACGTGTTCACCGGGAATTTGGATGCTGCACGACGCATCGGCCTGCGAGCAGACCGGCGCATGATCCTGTGGAATGGGCCGATCGAGGCACGCTTGCTTCGTTTCCCCATTGCGGCCACACCGGTCCGGGGCACCGGCCCCTCGTGGCGCCGGCGCAGTCGGCCTCGCGGAGCCACGGAAAAAAGCCGGTGCAACGAGTGAACTAGCCCTCGAATTGCCATGGCCCTGCCGCCCTGCAACGCCATTGCCTCTCCAATCACCGGACCGTCCGTGGCGGCTGGCCTCGTGCCTGCCCGAGGTACCGGTGCAACCATGGGCAACCACAAGGTTGCCCTACACACCGCCGCGCCGGTGCCCCAGGGCCACTGCAGGGGGATGGTGTCTCAGCGGCACGAATCGCAGCGGTTCGTTGGCACCCTCTCCCGGCCTGCGGCCCACCTCTACGTGAAACTTGTAGGGGAGAGCGGTCGCTCGCCCCTATATCAGTCTCAACCTGCAGCCGACCCCCTGGAAGGGGAAAGCGTCCGTGGATTCCGCCCGATGGTGTGCGGGAGAGTCCATCTGGGCGGCACGCAGTCGCCCCTGGACGACGTGCGTGTCCTTTGATCGGTGTTGCGTGATCGGGCTTCCGCAGCGCCACACTTGACATTGCCCGCAAACCGGGGAGTTAAGAGATATGCCTCGCATCGAATTCCCTCGCGACTTTGTCTTTGGCTCTGCCACGGCCGCTCACCAAGTAGAAGGAGACAACGTTCATAACGATTGGTGGGCCCACGAACACGCTCCCGACACCAACGCCGTCGAGCCGTCGGGCATCGCGTGCGACCATTACCGGCGCTACCGGGAGGATTTTCAACTCCTCCGCGACCTCGGCCATCCGGCGCACCGGCTATCGCTCGAATGGAGCCGGATCGAACCGCAACCTGGCGAGATTGACCGCAGTGCTCTCGACCATTACCGGCGCGTGCTCGGTACGCTCCGGGACTACGGAATCGAGCCGTGGGTGACCATCCACCACTTCACTTCACCGCGCTGGTTCATGGAGCGTGGCGGCTTTACCCGAGAGGAAAATCTCGATGCGCTCGTGCGCCATACGGAGCTGCTTGCCCGTGAATTCAGCGATTTGGTTTCCCACTGGTGCACCATCAATGAGCCGAACGTCGTTGCGGAGATGGGTTACCGCTTCGGGTATTTCCCGCCGCGGCTGCTCGATGCCGAGTTGGCCGCGCGGGTGCTGGCAAACTTTTTCCGGGCGCATGCCCGTATGGCCGAGGCACTGCACGAACACGCACGCACTCGCCCGCAAATCGGTATCACCCTGGCCGTGCAGGCCCACGAGCCCCTGCGGCTCGAAAGCGAAGCGGACCGCGCCTTGGCCGCCCGCCGCGACGCGGAAACCAATGGCGTGATGTTCGAAGCCTTGCGAACCGGGGTGTTTTCCTACCCCGGGCAAGAGCCCGTGCGGATCCCCGGGCTGCGCGAAGCGTCCACGTTTGTCGGAGTGCAGTACTACTCCCGCGTTCGCTACGATGGCGAGTCGCAGGGCCCGGCGATGCCCGATTTCAACCGCGTGCTGAGCCACATGGGCTGGGAAGTATATCCCGAGGGCTTTGCCCCCCTGTTGGAACGCGCCGCAGCCACGGGCTTGCCCGTGGTGGTGACGGAAAACGGCTTGGCACACGACGACGACCGCGTGCGCGTACGGTACATTGCGGACCATCTCGCTGCAGTCGATCAGGCCCGCAAGCGCGGCGTAGACGTCCGCGGTTATTTTTACTGGTCGGCAATGGACAACTTCGAATGGAACTTCGGCTACGGTCCCAAATTCGGCCTCATCGAAGTGGATCGCCAAACTTTGGCCCGCCGCCCACGGCCAAGCGCGTACTTTTTCCGCGACTTGATCCAGCAGCGCGGATTCGACGAGGCGTTGATCGAGCACTGGAGCCGATGACGGATACATCCGCTCCGAGCTTTCCTCGTTCTGCCGAGCAATTAGAGCCGTCCTGGGTTCGCCGCATCCTGCTGCCGTTTTTTCCCGACTTGCCGGAAATCGAAGCCGTGGGTTGGGAACGCATGGGCACGGGGCAAATGGGCTGTAACGTCCGGGTCCGTCTCGATTACGGCGGGTGCGACGTGGTTCACGGTCCCACCACCGTCGTGTGCAAGTTTGCGTCCAGCGATCCCACAAGTCGGGCCACAGGGGTGGCATTGCGCAGCTACGAAATCGAAACGAACTTTTACCGCCAGGTGGCGTGGCGCTTCCCGTTACCGGTTCCGCGATGTTTCTTCGCGGGACTCGACTCGACGACCGGGGAATTTGTGATCGTACTCGAAGACGTGGCCAAGGCAGAACCGGGTGACCAGTTGGCACCATGCACTCTGGCACAAGCGCGTAGCGCTCTGGATGCCCTGGCAGCCATCCATGCCGCGACGTGGGAAAACCGCACACTGGCGGAACTGGACTGGCTCAACCGCCGCGATGGCGAGCAACGCACACAGGTCGTGGCATTCTTTCAAGCGGCCGCACCCGCGTTTCTGGCTCGCTACGGCGCATCCCTCGAAGCCAGGCATGTGCGCGTGCTGGAGGACTTCGCCCCACGCATGCCGCAATGGATCGAACTCGCGCGCGGGCCCTTTGCGCTGGTGCACGGGGATTTTCGTCCCGACAACCTCCTCTTCCTGCGCAGCCGCGCGGCACCTTACCGAACCTTGGTGGTGGACTGGCAAACGGCGTCTTGGGGGCCGCCCATTGCAGACGCGACCTACTTTATCGGCGGTGCCTTCGAGCCACAGGAGCGACGCCGTTACGAGGGCGACCTGTTGCTGTATTACTGGGAAGGTCTGCGGCGGCGCGGAGTACGGGAGCTATCGTTTCTGCGCTGCGTGGAAGATCATTCGATCTTTGCCTTTAGCGGCATGGTGATGGCGGTTGCGGCCGCCATGCTCGTGGAACGCACGGCGCGCGGAGACGATATGTTCCTGACCATGTTTGCCCGCCATGCGCAGCACGTGATCGACATCGGCGCGTTTTCCGTTTTCGAGCCGCGTCGCTTGGCCAAACTACGCGAGCCACGCCATCCGGTTTCTTGAGTCGCTGGTCTGTTCGCCCTGCACCCGGAACAGCAAACCCGGGCCGCCCCGGGTGGGGCACGCGCACT
This window harbors:
- a CDS encoding beta-glucosidase; the encoded protein is MPRIEFPRDFVFGSATAAHQVEGDNVHNDWWAHEHAPDTNAVEPSGIACDHYRRYREDFQLLRDLGHPAHRLSLEWSRIEPQPGEIDRSALDHYRRVLGTLRDYGIEPWVTIHHFTSPRWFMERGGFTREENLDALVRHTELLAREFSDLVSHWCTINEPNVVAEMGYRFGYFPPRLLDAELAARVLANFFRAHARMAEALHEHARTRPQIGITLAVQAHEPLRLESEADRALAARRDAETNGVMFEALRTGVFSYPGQEPVRIPGLREASTFVGVQYYSRVRYDGESQGPAMPDFNRVLSHMGWEVYPEGFAPLLERAAATGLPVVVTENGLAHDDDRVRVRYIADHLAAVDQARKRGVDVRGYFYWSAMDNFEWNFGYGPKFGLIEVDRQTLARRPRPSAYFFRDLIQQRGFDEALIEHWSR
- the nadC gene encoding nicotinate-nucleotide diphosphorylase (carboxylating), which encodes MNPAERLHLREVVEWALREDWGSGDITSSLTVPAQRQARAFIRAKASGVLAGAEAIAIASEAVGGVRVDAALADGSAFEPGRVIAELSGRAQALLAIERVTLNILQHLSGVASLTRRYVDAVAGTGARIVDTRKTLPGLRLLQKYAVRVGGGHNHRFGLSDGVLIKNNHITAAGGLRAAVEAARRHAPHPLRVEVECRSLEEVEEALAAGAEAILLDNMDLDMLRQAVERIAGRALTEASGGVRLETVRAIAETGVNLISVGALTHSAPAIDLHMVLEL
- the rlmL gene encoding RNA methyltransferase, which codes for MVGMTTYDLFVTAARGTEPWAEREAFEAGACKTSIVPGGVQVRGGLEVAYRLCLWSRVGQRVLLPLSAFRVTSPDALYQAVYSVPWQEHLCPDTPFEVECTASAKSPITHTHFAALKTKDAIADYFRHRCGRRPSVAREGPRVTVHLYLGAHTGTISIDLSGEPLYKRGYRREAAVAPLKETLAAALLYAADWPQRAAEGEPLVDPFCGSGTIVIEAALMALDRAPGLTRRHFGFLAWKGHDAALWQALLAEAYKRARASAPRPIRIHGSDVSHEALALARRAARWAGVNPALNLVRGDARAVEPPTGPGVVVTNPPYGKRVSSAGLDELYASLGDLLRRRFLGWTAYVFTGNLDAARRIGLRADRRMILWNGPIEARLLRFPIAATPVRGTGPSWRRRSRPRGATEKSRCNE